In Oryctolagus cuniculus chromosome X, mOryCun1.1, whole genome shotgun sequence, a single window of DNA contains:
- the LOC100353382 gene encoding DDB1- and CUL4-associated factor 12-like protein 2: protein MADGSDTGGRPCHHRRHTAPAATGPPSTLAPQQTGNNKGTAPELEAAAGSSSSKGLAGADGDGRLPDRRQRRSATCRSLVHYLKDREKGGPWRAGVRDFENELFSQAVRSLPGVLKERQLNLGTLNKVFASQWLNSRQVVCGTKCNTLFVLDVYSGQITRLPLIRDMVPTVARARRCCGIHALELNPSKTLMATGGENPNSLAIYHLPSLEPMCLGDLQGHTDWIFAIAWMSDNVVVSGSRDGTLALWWLDPDNSNDSIASGNVVGSPMNVHIRPKDLEAIPRASSNPYNCQVRALAFSNKNQELGSCSLDGYFHLWKPESHLSKILSFRLPYFGENVCLTYCDDLSLYAVGCQSHISFLDPRQRRHNIRTAHSREGGTCVCSLSFYQHIITVGTSHGSLLFYDVRAQKFLEDRRGGIPDTSPGSAGKKLKLICGRGWLRHDEILAHYFGGTDEWSNALYTHCYNWPEMKLFTAGGPLFSALYGNYAGLWS, encoded by the coding sequence ATGGCCGACGGGTCTGACACCGGAGGGCGTCCCTGCCACCACCGTCGACACACGGCCCCGGCCGCCACTGGCCCGCCATCCACTCTGGCTCCGCAGCAAACAGGTAACAACAAGGGGACAGCTCCAGAGCTTGAGGCCGCCGCCGGGAGCTCGTCATCCAAAGGGTTGGCAGGGGCAGACGGAGACGGACGGCTACCAGACAGGAGGCAGAGGCGTTCTGCCACATGTCGCTCGCTGGTGCACTACCTGAAGGACCGCGAGAAGGGTGGGCCATGGCGCGCAGGGGTCCGGGACTTTGAGAACGAGCTGTTTAGTCAGGCAGTGCGGAGCCTGCCCGGGGTGCTGAAGGAACGCCAGCTGAACCTGGGCACCCTCAACAAGGTGTTCGCGTCTCAGTGGCTGAACAGCAGGCAGGTGGTGTGTGGCACCAAGTGCAACACGCTCTTCGTGCTAGACGTATACTCGGGCCAGATCACGCGCCTCCCTCTGATTCGAGACATGGTTCCGACGGTGGCCAGAGCCcggcggtgctgtggcatccaCGCTCTGGAGCTGAATCCCTCCAAGACGCTTATGGCCACGGGAGGTGAAAACCCCAATAGCCTGGCCATCTACCATTTGCCCAGCCTCGAACCCATGTGCCTTGGCGACCTCCAAGGCCACACGGACTGGATCTTTGCCATTGCCTGGATGAGTGACAACGTGGTTGTGAGCGGTTCCCGGGATGGCACCCTGGCGCTATGGTGGTTGGACCCTGACAATTCAAATGACAGCATTGCGTCGGGCAATGTAGTGGGGTCCCCTATGAATGTGCACATCAGACCAAAGGACCTGGAAGCcatccccagggccagcagcaacCCCTATAACTGCCAGGTGCGCGCCCTGGCCTTCAGCAacaagaaccaggagctgggatcatGTTCTCTGGACGGTTACTTCCACTTGTGGAAACCAGAAAGCCACCTGTCCAAGATACTGTCCTTTAGGCTGCCCTACTTTGGCGAGAACGTTTGCCTGACCTACTGTGATGATTTGTCCCTGTACGCTGTGGGCTGCCAGTCTCATATCTCATTCTTAGATCCACGCCAGCGCCGACACAACATTCGAACCGCACACTCCCGGGAAGGTGGTACCTGTGTGTGCTCGCTGAGTTTCTACCAGCACATCATCACGGTGGGAACAAGCCATGGCTCCCTGCTCTTCTATGACGTCCGCGCGCAGAAGTTCCTAGAGGACAGACGCGGGGGCATCCCAGACACCTCTCCAGGGTCTGCCGGGAAGAAGCTCAAACTCATCTGTGGCAGAGGCTGGCTCAGACATGATGAAATTCTGGCACACTACTTTGGTGGTACGGATGAATGGTCAAATGCGCTCTACACCCACTGCTACAACTGGCCAGAGATGAAGCTCTTCACGGCTGGGGGACCTCTCTTTTCTGCCCTCTATGGGAATTATGCTGGCTTGTGGAGCTAG
- the LOC100353129 gene encoding DDB1- and CUL4-associated factor 12-like protein 2, whose translation MADGSDTGGRPCHHRRHTAPAATGLPPTLAPQQTGNNKGTAPELEAAAGSSSSKGLAGADGDGRLPDRRQRRSATCRSLVHYLKDREKGGPWRAGVRDFENELFSQAVRSLPGVLKERQLNLGTLNKVFASQWLNSRQVVCGTKCNTLFVLDVYSGQITRLPLIRDMVPTVAIAQLGCGIHSLELNPSKTLMATGGENPNSLAIYHLPSLEPMCLGDRRGHRDWIFAIAWMSDTVVVSGSRDGTLALWWLDPDNLNDSIGSGNASVSPVCSQISPSELVAIPRANSNPYNYQVRALAFSNKNQELGSVSLDGYFHLWKPENSLTKMLSIRLPYFGDNVCLTYCDDCSLYAVGCQSQISFLDPRQGRHNIQTAHCQEDDTCVCSLSFYQHIITVGTSHGSLLFYDVRAQKFLEDRCGGNRGTSPGSAGKKLKLICGRGWLRHDEIVANYFDGMEEWSNALYTHCYNWPEMKLFVAGGPLLSALHGNYAGFWS comes from the coding sequence ATGGCCGACGGGTCTGACACCGGAGGGCGTCCCTGCCACCACCGTCGACACACGGCCCCGGCCGCCACTGGCCTGCCACCCACTCTGGCCCCGCAGCAAACAGGTAACAACAAGGGGACAGCTCCAGAGCTTGAGGCCGCCGCCGGGAGCTCGTCATCCAAAGGGTTGGCAGGGGCAGACGGAGACGGACGGCTACCAGACAGGAGGCAGAGGCGTTCTGCCACATGTCGCTCGCTGGTGCACTACCTGAAGGACCGCGAGAAGGGTGGGCCATGGCGCGCAGGGGTCCGGGACTTTGAGAACGAGCTGTTTAGTCAGGCAGTGCGGAGCCTGCCCGGGGTGCTGAAGGAACGCCAGCTGAACCTGGGCACCCTCAACAAGGTGTTCGCGTCTCAGTGGCTGAACAGCAGGCAGGTGGTGTGTGGCACCAAGTGCAACACGCTCTTCGTGCTAGACGTATACTCGGGCCAGATCACGCGCCTCCCTCTGATTCGAGACATGGTTCCGACGGTGGCCATAGCCCAGCTGGGCTGTGGCATCCACTCCCTGGAGCTGAATCCCTCCAAGACGCTTATGGCCACAGGAGGTGAAAACCCCAATAGCCTGGCCATCTACCATTTGCCCAGCCTCGAACCCATGTGCCTTGGCGACCGCCGAGGCCACAGAGACTGGATCTTTGCCATTGCCTGGATGAGTGACACCGTGGTTGTGAGCGGTTCCCGGGATGGCACCCTGGCGCTATGGTGGTTGGACCCTGACAATTTAAATGACAGCATTGGGTCGGGCAATGCGTCGGTGTCCCCCGTGTGTTCCCAAATTAGTCCCAGTGAACTGGTAGCCATTCCCAGGGCCAATAGCAACCCCTATAACTACCAGGTGCGCGCCCTGGCCTTCAGCAAcaagaaccaggaactgggaTCAGTGTCCCTGGATGGCTACTTCCACTTATGGAAACCAGAGAACAGCCTGACCAAGATGCTGTCCATCAGGCTGCCCTACTTTGGAGATAATGTCTGCCTGACTTACTGTGATGATTGTTCCCTGTATGCTGTTGGCTGCCAGTCTCAAATCTCATTCTTAGATCCACGCCAAGGCCGGCACAACATCCAAACTGCCCACTGTCAGGAAGATGACACCTGCGTGTGCTCGCTGAGTTTCTACCAGCACATCATCACGGTGGGAACAAGCCATGGCTCCCTGCTCTTCTATGACGTCCGCGCCCAGAAGTTCCTAGAGGATAGATGTGGGGGCAACCGAGGAACCTCTCCAGGGTCTGCTGGGAAGAAGCTCAAACTTATCTGTGGCAGAGGCTGGCTCAGACACGATGAAATCGTGGCAAACTACTTCGATGGTATGGAAGAATGGTCAAATGCGCTCTACACCCACTGCTACAACTGGCCAGAGATGAAGCTTTTTGTTGCTGGAGGGCCTCTCCTTTCTGCCCTTCATGGGAATTATGCTGGCTTTTGGAGCTAG
- the LOC100352877 gene encoding DDB1- and CUL4-associated factor 12-like protein 2: protein MADGSDTGGRPCHHRRHTAPAATGLPPTLAPQQTGNNKGTAPELEAAAGSSSSKGLAGADGDGRLPDRRQRRSATCRSLVHYLKDREKGGPWRAGVRDFENELFSQAVRSLPGVLKERQLNLGTLNKVFASQWLNSRQVVCGTKCNTLFVLDVYSGQITRLPLIRDMVPRMAGIQLGCGVHAIELNPSKTLMATGGENPNSLAIYHLPSLEPMCLGDRRGHRDWIFAIAWMSDTVVVSGSRDGTLALWWLDPDDVNDSIESDNAVRSPLYAHINPKDLEAIPRANSNPYNYQVRALAFSNKNQELGSVSLDGYFHLWKPENHLSRMLSIRLPYFGENVCLTYCDDCSLYAVGCQSHLSFLDPRQGQHNIRTTHSCEGGTCVCSVSFYQHIITVGTSHGSLLFYDVRAQKFLEDRRGDIPDTSPGPARRKLKLICGRGWLRHDQIVANYFGGTDEWSNALYTHCYNWPEMKLFTAGGPLFSALHGNYAGLWS from the coding sequence ATGGCCGACGGGTCTGACACCGGAGGGCGTCCCTGCCACCACCGTCGACACACGGCCCCGGCCGCCACTGGCCTGCCACCCACTCTGGCCCCGCAGCAAACAGGTAACAACAAGGGGACAGCTCCAGAGCTTGAGGCCGCCGCCGGGAGCTCGTCATCCAAAGGGTTGGCAGGGGCAGACGGAGACGGACGGCTACCAGACAGGAGGCAGAGGCGTTCTGCCACATGTCGCTCGCTGGTGCACTACCTGAAGGACCGCGAGAAGGGTGGGCCATGGCGCGCAGGGGTCCGGGACTTTGAGAACGAGCTGTTTAGTCAGGCAGTGCGGAGCCTGCCCGGGGTGCTGAAGGAACGCCAGCTGAACCTGGGCACCCTCAACAAGGTGTTCGCGTCTCAGTGGCTGAACAGCAGGCAGGTGGTGTGTGGCACCAAGTGCAACACGCTCTTCGTGCTAGACGTATACTCGGGCCAGATCACGCGCCTCCCTCTGATTCGAGACATGGTTCCGAGGATGGCTGGAATTCAGCTTGGCTGTGGCGTCCATGCCATCGAGCTGAATCCCTCCAAGACGCTTATGGCCACAGGAGGTGAAAACCCCAATAGCCTGGCCATCTACCATTTGCCCAGCCTCGAACCCATGTGCCTTGGTGACCGCCGAGGCCACAGAGACTGGATCTTTGCCATTGCCTGGATGAGTGACACCGTGGTTGTGAGCGGTTCCCGGGATGGCACCCTGGCACTATGGTGGTTGGACCCTGATGATGTAAATGACAGCATTGAGTCGGACAATGCAGTACGGTCCCCCTTGTATGCTCACATTAACCCAAAGGACCTGGAAGCCATCCCCAGGGCCAACAGCAACCCCTATAACTACCAGGTGCGCGCCCTGGCCTTCAGCAAcaagaaccaggaactgggaTCAGTGTCCCTGGATGGCTACTTCCACTTATGGAAACCAGAGAACCATCTGTCCAGGATGCTGTCCATTAGGCTGCCCTACTTTGGAGAGAATGTGTGCCTGACCTACTGTGATGATTGTTCCCTGTATGCTGTAGGTTGCCAGTCTCACCTCTCATTTCTAGATCCACGCCAGGGCCAACACAACATCCGAACCACCCACTCTTGTGAAGGTGGCACCTGCGTGTGCTCAGTGAGTTTCTACCAGCACATCATCACGGTGGGAACAAGCCATGGCTCCCTGCTCTTCTATGACGTCCGTGCGCAGAAGTTCCTAGAGGACAGACGCGGGGACATCCCAGACACCTCTCCAGGGCCTGCCAGGAGGAAACTCAAACTCATCTGTGGCAGAGGCTGGCTCAGACATGATCAAATAGTTGCAAACTACTTTGGTGGTACGGATGAATGGTCAAATGCGCTTTACACCCACTGCTACAACTGGCCAGAGATGAAGCTCTTCACGGCTGGGGGACCTCTCTTTTCTGCCCTTCATGGGAATTATGCTGGCCTGTGGAGCTAG